In Halorhabdus tiamatea SARL4B, a genomic segment contains:
- a CDS encoding type II toxin-antitoxin system VapC family toxin yields MIYADTDFFIALVKDDDWLQERASSIARENDGQIYTSRATLLELLLISDRFEFDRFEALSYVLEIADVPENESVLFQAADYMEQYDLTAFDAYHVAYADADPIVSSDKAFDDLTNDRIPIEAKSQ; encoded by the coding sequence ATGATCTACGCCGATACCGACTTTTTCATCGCGCTGGTCAAAGACGACGACTGGCTCCAGGAGCGTGCTAGTTCGATCGCCCGGGAAAACGATGGACAGATCTACACGTCGCGGGCAACGCTGCTCGAGTTACTGCTGATCTCCGACCGATTCGAGTTCGATCGCTTCGAGGCTCTCAGCTACGTTCTCGAAATCGCAGACGTTCCCGAGAACGAATCCGTCCTCTTTCAGGCGGCGGATTACATGGAGCAGTACGACCTTACGGCATTCGACGCCTACCACGTCGCCTATGCTGACGCCGATCCCATCGTCTCCTCGGACAAAGCGTTTGACGACCTCACCAACGACCGTATTCCGATCGAAGCGAAATCCCAGTAA
- a CDS encoding endo-1,4-beta-xylanase gives MTDDSRLSGNRRTFLKWLGATGVAAGSGTAALGPAAADDHVGEYRQTLLADLESARGLPAGSFVYGTSEQAALDAFTFEDAGAGTSSTFEVDADVPITQGVTLTVNEEPSNAYDYTYQGFISDTSFSAGDPLLAVAYVRSDTEEAQIQAGFKYQYTDPNGETSYSSNTVQESASVTPSAEWTRYYFPIEVAEKPDGSEHTPYLEFWTGYAEQTVEMGGVALLDYGDADVAVGDLPAGPAGAQEGDSPTNPLVNYEGREEGAQWREDARDRIEEVRKTDFEVEVLDEAGNAVEGADVEVAMQDHAFDFGSAVSVTHITGDSEDDQRYREVFLEHFNKAVIENGLKYPSFTGAWGDSKAGAIDTLEWLDDKNIPARGHYLLWEEYNTDGGGGMGIDNPDALSASETVERVDQRIENQATDVGDLVTEWDMHNHPIWQPNFRSDDAIGFEAVEQWWGTADAATDAELYTNEMGNVAGGFFRDQHDEFVGQLIENDLPIDGVGFMGHVQLPEGNVTPPAEILETYDQFAEHDLPILITEFDIQINDRGNDEEVAFQEDLTRDFLIASFSHEAVEGVMSWGFWAGDHWRPTGAYYDEDWTLRPNGQQFMDLVFDEWWTEESSSTDADGVYATTGFKGTYQITASDGEASTERQVQISDDTDAVTVTLSESDAGEGEDDGADGGEETPEGTLPGGQGPPQDLDGDGHFEDVNGDGKRNIADVRSLLNNRNGDTVQANAGAYDFDGDGSVDAGDVLALFRKLYR, from the coding sequence ATGACAGACGACTCACGGCTCAGTGGCAATCGACGCACGTTTCTGAAATGGCTCGGCGCGACGGGGGTTGCGGCGGGGAGTGGGACGGCGGCGCTCGGTCCGGCCGCCGCCGACGACCACGTCGGCGAGTACCGACAGACGTTGCTCGCCGACCTCGAGTCGGCTCGGGGCCTCCCTGCCGGTTCGTTCGTCTACGGGACGAGCGAGCAGGCAGCCCTCGACGCGTTCACCTTCGAGGACGCGGGGGCAGGCACGTCTTCGACCTTCGAGGTGGACGCCGACGTGCCGATCACGCAGGGCGTCACGCTCACGGTGAACGAGGAGCCCTCGAACGCCTACGACTACACGTATCAAGGATTCATTTCGGACACGTCGTTTAGCGCGGGCGATCCGCTGCTCGCGGTCGCGTACGTCCGCAGCGACACCGAGGAGGCCCAGATCCAGGCTGGGTTCAAATACCAATATACGGACCCCAACGGAGAGACGAGTTACAGTTCCAACACGGTTCAGGAGTCGGCCTCGGTCACACCTAGTGCGGAGTGGACCCGGTATTACTTCCCGATCGAAGTCGCCGAGAAACCCGACGGCTCGGAGCACACGCCGTATCTAGAGTTCTGGACGGGCTACGCCGAGCAGACCGTCGAGATGGGCGGCGTCGCGCTACTCGATTACGGCGACGCCGACGTCGCCGTCGGTGACCTCCCGGCCGGCCCGGCAGGAGCTCAAGAAGGGGACAGCCCCACGAATCCACTCGTCAATTACGAGGGGCGAGAGGAGGGTGCACAGTGGCGTGAAGACGCCCGCGATCGGATCGAGGAGGTCCGCAAGACGGACTTCGAGGTCGAAGTCCTCGACGAGGCCGGCAACGCCGTCGAGGGTGCCGACGTCGAGGTCGCGATGCAGGATCACGCCTTCGACTTCGGGAGTGCCGTGTCGGTCACGCACATCACGGGTGACAGCGAGGACGACCAGCGGTACCGCGAGGTGTTCCTCGAGCACTTCAACAAGGCGGTCATCGAGAACGGACTGAAGTATCCGTCTTTCACTGGTGCCTGGGGCGACAGCAAGGCGGGGGCGATAGACACACTGGAGTGGCTCGACGACAAGAACATCCCCGCACGCGGGCACTACCTCCTCTGGGAGGAATATAATACGGACGGCGGCGGCGGGATGGGCATCGACAACCCGGACGCGCTGTCGGCCAGCGAGACCGTCGAGCGTGTCGACCAGCGGATCGAGAACCAGGCCACCGACGTCGGTGACCTCGTCACCGAGTGGGACATGCACAACCACCCGATCTGGCAGCCGAACTTCCGGAGCGACGACGCCATCGGCTTCGAGGCTGTCGAGCAGTGGTGGGGGACCGCCGACGCGGCGACCGACGCCGAACTCTACACCAACGAGATGGGCAACGTCGCCGGCGGGTTCTTCCGCGATCAACACGACGAGTTCGTCGGTCAGTTGATCGAGAACGACCTGCCGATCGACGGGGTCGGGTTCATGGGCCACGTCCAGTTGCCCGAAGGCAACGTGACGCCACCGGCAGAGATCCTCGAAACCTACGACCAGTTCGCCGAACACGACCTCCCGATCCTCATCACCGAGTTCGACATCCAGATCAACGACCGGGGCAACGACGAGGAGGTCGCCTTCCAGGAGGATCTCACGCGCGACTTCCTGATTGCGTCCTTCAGCCACGAGGCCGTCGAGGGCGTGATGTCCTGGGGCTTCTGGGCCGGCGATCACTGGCGACCCACCGGTGCCTACTACGACGAGGACTGGACGTTGCGTCCCAACGGCCAGCAGTTCATGGACCTGGTCTTCGACGAATGGTGGACCGAAGAATCCAGCAGTACGGACGCCGACGGCGTCTACGCCACGACCGGCTTCAAGGGTACCTACCAGATCACCGCAAGCGACGGCGAAGCGAGCACCGAGCGGCAGGTCCAGATCAGCGACGACACCGACGCCGTAACCGTTACGCTCAGCGAGAGTGACGCTGGAGAAGGCGAAGACGATGGAGCGGACGGCGGCGAGGAGACGCCGGAAGGGACGTTACCCGGCGGTCAGGGACCGCCCCAGGACCTCGACGGCGACGGCCACTTCGAGGACGTCAACGGCGACGGCAAGCGGAACATCGCGGACGTCCGGTCGCTGTTGAACAACCGCAACGGTGACACGGTCCAGGCCAACGCCGGTGCGTACGACTTCGACGGCGACGGCAGCGTCGACGCCGGCGACGTGCTCGCGCTGTTCCGGAAACTCTACAGATAA
- a CDS encoding 2,3,4,5-tetrahydropyridine-2,6-dicarboxylate N-succinyltransferase has product MSLERDIETLWERSDDLTPDDLSEDQQATLDRFLEALEAGEVRAAEKRDGAWEANAWVKQGILLNFTLRETQAREHGDVTYHDVLPLRETADLNDRGTRNTPDGTVIRRGAYVGSDAILMSPSFVNIGAHVGDGTLVDSNDVVGSCAQIGDDVKLGANTVIGGVLEPVEDAPVIVEDGVALGAGSRVTSGFVVGENSVVGEDTLLSPRIPVYDLVEEEILYGELPPERRAFQRFVESSVGEHDLFDGGAFKPAVVATHVEAETLEGAEREDALRE; this is encoded by the coding sequence ATGAGTCTGGAACGCGACATCGAGACGCTCTGGGAGCGATCAGACGACCTGACACCCGACGACCTCTCCGAGGACCAGCAGGCCACCCTGGATCGGTTCCTCGAAGCACTGGAAGCCGGCGAGGTACGGGCCGCCGAGAAGCGAGACGGTGCCTGGGAAGCCAACGCCTGGGTCAAGCAGGGCATCCTGCTGAACTTCACCCTGCGGGAGACCCAGGCTCGCGAGCACGGCGACGTCACGTATCACGACGTGCTCCCCCTCCGGGAGACGGCCGATCTGAACGACCGCGGCACGCGGAACACGCCCGACGGGACGGTCATCCGTCGCGGCGCGTACGTGGGCAGCGACGCGATCCTGATGAGTCCCTCCTTCGTGAACATCGGGGCGCACGTCGGCGACGGCACGCTCGTGGACTCGAACGACGTCGTCGGGTCGTGTGCCCAGATTGGTGACGACGTGAAACTCGGCGCGAACACCGTCATCGGCGGCGTGCTCGAACCCGTCGAGGACGCGCCGGTGATCGTCGAGGACGGCGTGGCGCTGGGAGCCGGCAGTCGCGTCACCTCCGGGTTCGTCGTCGGCGAGAACTCGGTGGTCGGTGAGGACACGCTACTCTCTCCCCGAATTCCGGTCTACGACCTCGTCGAGGAGGAGATTCTCTACGGCGAGTTGCCGCCCGAGCGACGTGCGTTCCAGCGGTTCGTCGAGTCTTCCGTCGGCGAGCACGACCTCTTCGACGGCGGGGCGTTCAAGCCGGCGGTGGTTGCGACCCACGTCGAGGCGGAGACATTAGAAGGGGCAGAGCGAGAGGACGCGTTGCGGGAGTAA
- a CDS encoding undecaprenyl-diphosphate phosphatase: MDETLLAALLGALQGALEWLPVSSEGALALARTAVGDTALEATQFALFLHVGTAMAATVYYRADIRALLGDVREWRPEAAFAPAGADLSFVVLAMATSFAAGGIAYLSLEELVSALSGGAFVALIGALLVVTGLIQYVAEGSGGRRDDPDAVDAVLVGALQGLAILPGVSRSGTTVSALLLRGHDGEGSLRLSFLLSIPAALAAGVLVLVETGLPGIEPVAAVVALAVSAIVGYLTVGTLVALVRRLAFWAVCTAFGLLAVASGLAIGLL, translated from the coding sequence ATGGACGAAACGCTACTCGCGGCACTGCTGGGTGCGCTCCAGGGAGCCCTGGAGTGGCTCCCGGTGTCGAGCGAGGGCGCGCTGGCGCTGGCCCGGACGGCGGTCGGCGACACCGCCCTGGAGGCGACGCAGTTCGCACTGTTCTTGCACGTCGGGACGGCCATGGCGGCGACAGTCTACTACCGGGCGGACATCCGGGCGCTCCTCGGCGACGTCCGCGAATGGCGACCCGAGGCGGCCTTCGCGCCGGCCGGTGCCGACCTCTCCTTCGTCGTGCTCGCGATGGCGACCTCGTTCGCGGCAGGCGGGATCGCCTATCTCAGTCTGGAAGAGCTCGTCTCGGCACTGTCGGGCGGCGCGTTCGTCGCGCTCATCGGTGCGTTGCTGGTCGTGACGGGACTGATCCAGTACGTCGCCGAGGGATCGGGCGGCCGTCGCGATGACCCCGACGCCGTCGACGCCGTCCTCGTCGGCGCGCTCCAGGGCCTCGCCATTCTGCCGGGAGTCTCCCGGTCCGGGACGACCGTGAGCGCGCTGTTGCTCCGGGGCCACGACGGCGAGGGATCGCTCCGGCTGTCCTTTCTGCTGTCGATCCCCGCCGCCCTGGCGGCCGGCGTGCTGGTGCTCGTCGAGACCGGGCTGCCCGGGATCGAACCAGTCGCGGCGGTCGTCGCACTCGCGGTCAGCGCGATCGTGGGATACCTGACCGTCGGGACGCTGGTCGCGCTGGTTCGCCGGCTCGCGTTCTGGGCCGTCTGTACGGCGTTCGGGCTGCTGGCGGTCGCCAGCGGACTCGCGATCGGGTTGCTGTAG
- a CDS encoding AbrB/MazE/SpoVT family DNA-binding domain-containing protein, with protein sequence MSKTAEADDRGRIVIPHEIREKHGDRYRVVELDDRVELIPINSEPIEGLRDAVGDAFDGKSIAEIKQQARTAAREAAVEDRSDSSP encoded by the coding sequence ATGAGCAAAACCGCCGAGGCCGACGATCGAGGGCGGATCGTCATTCCGCATGAAATCCGAGAGAAGCACGGCGATCGGTATCGGGTCGTCGAACTCGATGATCGCGTAGAACTCATTCCGATCAACTCTGAACCGATCGAAGGGCTTCGAGATGCCGTGGGCGATGCGTTCGACGGCAAATCGATCGCAGAGATCAAACAGCAGGCACGGACGGCCGCCAGGGAAGCAGCGGTCGAGGATCGTTCGGACTCGTCGCCATGA
- the dapA gene encoding 4-hydroxy-tetrahydrodipicolinate synthase has product MPPQPLFEGVYPAMTTPFEEDERIDFDQLRANARRLEAAGVDGVVPVGSTGESATLSHDEHVEVIEAVADAVVDVPVIAGSGSNNTREALSLSRRASDAGADALLLISPYYNKPEQRGLREHYLTIADEIDLPQIVYNVPSRTGRNIDPDTAVELADHENIRAFKAASGDLGQISEIVERTREYDFTVLSGDDALTLPMLSIGASGAISVVANVEPVRTCAMVGAALAGDFERARELHHELGPLARALFVETNPIPVKEAMAIRGHGSPELRSPLTRLSEEHRTHLRDVLDDLDPIDVETPVETTDR; this is encoded by the coding sequence ATGCCACCACAACCACTGTTCGAGGGCGTCTATCCCGCGATGACGACGCCCTTCGAAGAAGACGAACGCATCGATTTCGACCAACTCCGGGCGAACGCCCGACGACTCGAAGCCGCCGGCGTCGACGGGGTCGTCCCCGTCGGCTCGACCGGCGAGAGTGCGACGCTCTCACACGACGAGCACGTCGAGGTGATCGAAGCGGTCGCCGACGCGGTCGTGGACGTCCCCGTTATCGCGGGCAGCGGAAGCAACAACACCCGCGAGGCGCTCTCGCTGTCCCGCCGCGCCAGTGACGCCGGAGCCGACGCCCTGTTGCTCATCTCGCCGTACTACAACAAGCCCGAACAGCGCGGCCTCCGCGAGCATTACCTCACCATCGCCGACGAGATCGACCTGCCACAGATCGTCTACAACGTTCCCTCCCGAACCGGTCGGAACATCGATCCCGACACGGCCGTCGAACTGGCCGACCACGAGAACATCCGGGCCTTTAAGGCTGCCTCGGGCGACCTCGGCCAGATTTCGGAGATCGTCGAGCGGACGCGCGAGTACGACTTCACTGTCCTCTCGGGCGACGACGCGCTGACGCTGCCGATGTTGTCGATCGGCGCAAGCGGAGCGATCAGCGTCGTCGCCAACGTCGAACCGGTCCGCACCTGCGCGATGGTCGGGGCGGCACTCGCGGGTGACTTCGAGCGCGCTCGCGAGTTGCACCACGAACTCGGCCCGCTGGCCCGGGCGCTGTTCGTCGAGACGAACCCAATCCCGGTCAAGGAGGCGATGGCGATTCGCGGGCACGGCTCGCCGGAACTCCGCTCGCCGCTGACGCGACTCTCCGAAGAGCACCGAACACACCTCCGGGACGTGCTGGACGACCTCGATCCGATCGACGTCGAGACGCCCGTCGAGACGACGGATCGATAA
- a CDS encoding CheF family chemotaxis protein: MSEEEQKLLDVAGDYRTVRQDGDPVADPAWSSSRIVLTDKRLVLAGNGSNRTIPHGRVTIPDDVDGVEIATDALALAVGSTVIEVSTGTADFPDTYCRANLAGEVVLVTHPAVVGGVVQDDAAWEKAKFSATEDGFSLVFPGGDRVSSDFADVGTVETATRSVMGETRDVVEIEHTDDEGRSVETHLSGTQRHTSVLRALFEERVAEREEDYELTETESQVLMALYSGVSPFEMADFVGLSVDEVEEIYQKLLEVGAVDEVRTRTEVSLNAQGRNMASEAMSEQ; the protein is encoded by the coding sequence ATGAGCGAAGAGGAACAAAAACTGCTGGACGTCGCCGGGGATTACCGGACGGTCCGCCAGGACGGCGACCCGGTCGCCGATCCCGCGTGGAGTTCCTCCCGGATCGTCCTGACGGACAAACGGCTCGTCCTGGCCGGCAACGGGTCGAACCGGACGATTCCACACGGGCGCGTGACGATCCCAGACGACGTCGACGGGGTCGAAATCGCCACCGACGCGCTCGCGCTGGCAGTCGGCTCAACCGTGATCGAGGTATCGACGGGGACGGCGGACTTTCCGGACACGTACTGTCGGGCCAACCTCGCCGGCGAGGTCGTCCTGGTCACCCATCCGGCGGTCGTCGGGGGGGTCGTCCAGGACGACGCAGCCTGGGAGAAAGCGAAGTTCTCGGCGACCGAAGACGGGTTTTCGCTGGTGTTTCCCGGCGGCGACCGCGTCAGCAGTGACTTCGCCGACGTCGGGACCGTCGAGACGGCGACGCGGTCGGTCATGGGCGAGACTCGTGACGTCGTCGAGATCGAACACACCGACGACGAGGGCCGCAGCGTCGAGACCCACCTCTCGGGGACACAGCGACACACGTCGGTCCTCCGGGCCCTTTTCGAGGAGCGTGTCGCCGAGCGCGAGGAGGACTACGAACTCACCGAGACCGAGAGCCAGGTACTGATGGCGCTTTATTCAGGCGTCTCACCCTTCGAGATGGCTGACTTCGTCGGCCTCAGCGTCGACGAAGTCGAGGAGATCTATCAGAAACTCCTCGAGGTCGGTGCGGTCGACGAGGTTCGAACCCGCACGGAAGTCTCGCTCAACGCGCAGGGCCGGAACATGGCCAGCGAGGCGATGAGCGAGCAGTGA
- the dapB gene encoding 4-hydroxy-tetrahydrodipicolinate reductase — MRRIGVTGAAGRMGRTVIETAGDREDVAVVFAVDATDEEKVADKPIHEPDDVAALLATHEPDAIVDFSVPEATVAFADACAEAGVALVTGTTGFEDDQLDSLKSASEDVAVLKAANFARGIQALLATVRAAAGALPGYDVELTETHHNKKQDAPSGTAKTLLEALAEEREEDFEEVYGREGIDPREAGEIGVHVRRAGDVRGEHELMFAGNDEVLTLSHRAEDRGVFAAGALDAAVWLADRDPGLYTFGDVIEG, encoded by the coding sequence ATGAGACGAATTGGCGTCACCGGGGCTGCGGGCCGCATGGGACGGACAGTCATCGAGACGGCGGGCGATCGCGAGGACGTGGCAGTCGTCTTCGCCGTCGACGCCACGGACGAAGAGAAAGTCGCCGACAAGCCGATCCACGAGCCGGACGACGTCGCCGCGTTGCTGGCGACCCACGAGCCGGACGCGATCGTCGACTTCTCGGTCCCCGAGGCGACCGTCGCGTTCGCCGACGCCTGCGCGGAGGCAGGCGTTGCCCTCGTGACCGGCACGACTGGATTCGAGGACGATCAACTCGACAGCCTGAAGAGCGCGAGCGAGGACGTGGCCGTCCTGAAGGCCGCGAACTTCGCCCGCGGGATCCAGGCACTGTTGGCGACCGTCCGGGCGGCCGCCGGGGCGCTGCCGGGCTACGACGTCGAACTCACCGAGACCCATCACAACAAGAAACAGGACGCCCCGAGCGGCACGGCGAAGACGCTGCTCGAAGCACTTGCCGAGGAACGCGAGGAGGACTTCGAGGAGGTCTACGGCCGCGAAGGCATCGACCCGCGCGAAGCGGGAGAAATCGGCGTCCACGTCCGGCGGGCCGGGGATGTCCGTGGTGAGCACGAACTCATGTTCGCCGGCAACGACGAGGTCCTGACGCTTTCCCATCGCGCCGAGGATCGCGGAGTCTTCGCGGCTGGCGCACTCGACGCCGCCGTCTGGCTCGCTGACCGGGATCCGGGACTGTATACCTTCGGGGACGTAATCGAGGGCTAA
- the rnhB gene encoding ribonuclease HII: protein MTGSGDGDAGGDDAAGGDQQAVAGDERPPGERTRLDDWTDDGGGLRAGVDEAGKGPVLGSMFAACIVADPADLPDDVDDSKDLAPERREELAVVIRDRADAVAVSEIPVARIDDPETDMNTLTVAAHAEALEPVASDGLATYLDAGDTNAVRFERRVADRVEADLDLRAEHGADAAYPIVGAASIVAKVERDAHVAALAAEYGDLGSGYPGDSTTRAFLERYIEEHGELPACARESWQTSRDVRNAAGQAALDDFD, encoded by the coding sequence ATGACGGGGAGTGGCGACGGCGACGCGGGCGGGGACGATGCAGCCGGCGGAGACCAGCAAGCGGTCGCCGGCGACGAACGACCGCCCGGCGAGCGGACGCGTCTCGACGACTGGACCGACGACGGGGGCGGTCTCCGGGCTGGCGTCGACGAGGCCGGGAAAGGCCCGGTCCTGGGATCGATGTTCGCTGCCTGCATCGTCGCCGACCCCGCCGATCTGCCCGACGACGTCGACGACTCGAAGGACCTCGCCCCCGAGCGTCGCGAGGAACTCGCCGTCGTCATCCGCGATCGGGCGGACGCCGTCGCCGTCAGCGAAATTCCGGTCGCGCGGATCGACGACCCCGAGACCGATATGAACACGCTCACTGTCGCGGCCCACGCCGAGGCGCTCGAACCAGTCGCCAGCGACGGACTCGCGACCTACCTCGACGCCGGCGACACGAACGCCGTCCGCTTCGAGCGCCGCGTCGCCGACCGAGTCGAGGCCGACCTCGATCTCCGGGCCGAACACGGCGCTGACGCCGCCTATCCGATCGTCGGGGCGGCGAGCATCGTCGCCAAGGTCGAACGCGACGCCCACGTCGCGGCCCTCGCTGCCGAGTACGGCGACCTCGGCAGTGGCTACCCGGGCGATTCGACGACCCGTGCGTTTCTGGAGCGCTACATCGAGGAACACGGCGAACTCCCGGCGTGCGCCCGGGAATCCTGGCAGACGAGCCGCGACGTTCGCAACGCGGCCGGGCAAGCCGCCCTCGATGATTTTGATTGA
- a CDS encoding tRNA pseudouridine(54/55) synthase Pus10, with protein MDLLEFARAARATGPVCDPCLGRPVADRSFGLTNAERGRALRTTLALDDDEPIDSPDECWVCEGACERFDEWADRAADAVSEYDFDTYQVGTRVPALVEENERLLREDAGLDADAGEPLKGEFNREVGKRLGGQIDAEVDFERPDVQLLLDLEADTVEVQVNSAFVYGRYRKIKRDIPQTEWPCNDCNATGTVDGDPCDGCDGTGYRYDESVEELTAPVVREAMDGSRAVFHGAGREDVDARMLGTGRPFVIEVKEPRTRDVDVEDLQDDINDFADGKVEVEELALATHDMVERVKEHDASKTYRMTVAFDEPVDAADFHAALESLEGETIEQRTPNRVAHRRGDIVRTRTVYDIDGALDPDGDGMDVPVGERADDNAGPATARHATIEVHGEGGLYVKELVSGDEGRTEPSLAGLLDVPAEVTALDVLRVEGEDEPFAHEEFFREE; from the coding sequence ATGGATCTCCTCGAATTCGCCCGCGCGGCCCGCGCGACCGGTCCGGTCTGTGACCCGTGTCTCGGCCGGCCGGTCGCCGACCGGAGCTTCGGCCTCACGAACGCCGAGCGCGGCCGCGCGCTGCGGACGACGCTCGCCCTGGACGACGACGAACCGATTGACTCTCCCGACGAGTGCTGGGTGTGTGAGGGTGCCTGCGAGCGCTTCGACGAATGGGCCGACCGCGCCGCCGACGCCGTCTCGGAGTACGACTTCGACACCTACCAGGTCGGGACGCGCGTCCCCGCGCTGGTCGAGGAGAACGAACGCCTGCTCCGGGAGGACGCCGGCCTCGACGCCGACGCGGGCGAACCGCTCAAGGGGGAGTTCAACCGCGAGGTCGGCAAGCGTCTGGGCGGGCAGATCGACGCCGAGGTCGACTTCGAGCGGCCGGACGTCCAACTCCTGCTCGACCTCGAAGCCGACACCGTCGAGGTGCAGGTCAACTCCGCGTTCGTCTACGGTCGCTACCGAAAGATCAAACGCGACATCCCACAGACGGAGTGGCCCTGCAACGACTGCAACGCCACCGGTACCGTCGACGGCGACCCCTGTGACGGCTGTGACGGGACGGGCTATCGCTACGACGAGAGCGTCGAGGAACTCACCGCGCCGGTCGTCCGCGAGGCGATGGACGGCTCCAGGGCTGTCTTCCACGGGGCGGGCCGCGAGGACGTCGACGCGCGGATGCTCGGCACCGGTCGCCCGTTCGTGATCGAGGTCAAGGAACCCCGAACCCGCGACGTAGATGTCGAGGATCTTCAGGACGACATCAACGACTTCGCCGACGGGAAGGTCGAGGTCGAGGAGCTCGCGCTCGCGACTCACGATATGGTCGAGCGCGTCAAGGAACACGACGCGAGCAAGACCTACCGGATGACCGTCGCGTTCGATGAGCCTGTCGACGCGGCGGACTTCCACGCGGCCCTCGAGTCCCTCGAAGGGGAGACGATCGAGCAACGGACGCCCAACCGCGTCGCCCATCGCCGCGGCGACATCGTCCGGACGCGCACAGTCTACGACATCGACGGCGCGCTCGACCCGGACGGCGACGGGATGGACGTGCCTGTCGGAGAGAGGGCCGACGACAACGCCGGCCCAGCCACGGCCCGCCACGCCACGATCGAGGTCCACGGCGAGGGCGGGCTCTACGTGAAGGAACTCGTCTCCGGCGACGAGGGTCGGACGGAGCCGAGCCTCGCCGGCCTGCTCGACGTTCCTGCCGAGGTGACGGCGCTCGACGTCCTCCGCGTCGAGGGCGAGGACGAACCGTTCGCTCATGAAGAGTTCTTCCGCGAGGAATGA
- a CDS encoding nicotinate phosphoribosyltransferase has product MTEETPFDIVGPDAISAGRATDAYFDRTMEALEHAGKNPNVVAEVSADQFPTGEFAVLAGLKDAAHLLEGHPVDVDALPEGQLFDHGPVMRIEGRYREFARLETAVLGFLSHPTGIATNALRARRAAPDSTVLSFGSRHVHPSLGAVVERSALIGGLDGISNVAAGEVIGREAGGTMPHALVICFGRGNQEDAWQAFDEAVGPDVPRVALCDTYSDEVEEAIRAVEAVPDLDSIRLDTTSSRRGDFRRIVQEVRWELDARGYDDVGIFLSGGLDPTTLRELRDVADGFGVGGYVSNADPKDFAVDIVEIDGEPVAKRGKLSGKKAVYRTAAGGHEVGLADRPGPTDAESLFEPLLRDGEIVREFDLDDATRRAREDADAVGFGEDD; this is encoded by the coding sequence TCGGTCCCGACGCGATCAGCGCGGGACGGGCGACCGACGCGTACTTCGACCGGACGATGGAAGCGCTCGAACACGCCGGCAAGAACCCGAACGTGGTCGCGGAGGTGTCGGCCGACCAGTTCCCGACCGGCGAGTTCGCCGTCCTCGCCGGGCTGAAAGACGCCGCCCACTTGCTGGAGGGTCACCCCGTCGACGTCGACGCCCTCCCCGAGGGCCAGCTGTTCGATCACGGGCCAGTAATGCGGATCGAGGGGCGCTATCGCGAGTTCGCGCGGCTCGAGACCGCCGTACTTGGCTTTCTCTCACATCCGACCGGGATCGCGACGAACGCGCTCAGAGCCCGCCGGGCCGCCCCTGATTCGACGGTGCTGAGCTTCGGCTCGCGGCACGTCCACCCGTCGCTGGGGGCAGTGGTCGAACGGAGCGCACTGATCGGTGGGCTCGACGGCATCTCGAACGTGGCCGCCGGCGAGGTGATCGGCCGGGAGGCCGGCGGAACGATGCCCCACGCGCTCGTGATCTGCTTCGGGCGGGGCAACCAGGAAGACGCATGGCAAGCCTTCGACGAGGCCGTCGGCCCGGACGTCCCGCGGGTCGCGCTGTGTGACACCTACAGCGACGAGGTCGAGGAGGCGATCCGGGCCGTCGAGGCCGTTCCCGACCTCGACAGCATCCGGCTGGACACCACGAGTTCACGCCGCGGGGACTTCCGGCGGATCGTCCAGGAAGTCCGGTGGGAACTCGACGCCCGCGGCTACGACGACGTCGGTATCTTCCTCAGCGGGGGACTCGATCCCACGACCCTCCGAGAACTCCGGGACGTCGCCGACGGGTTCGGCGTGGGTGGGTACGTCTCCAACGCCGACCCGAAGGACTTCGCCGTCGACATCGTCGAAATCGACGGCGAACCGGTCGCCAAGCGCGGGAAACTCTCGGGTAAAAAGGCCGTCTACCGGACCGCGGCGGGCGGCCACGAGGTCGGACTCGCCGATCGACCGGGACCGACCGACGCCGAATCGCTGTTCGAACCCCTGCTTCGCGACGGCGAGATCGTCCGGGAGTTCGATCTCGACGACGCGACGCGACGGGCACGCGAGGACGCCGACGCGGTGGGTTTCGGGGAGGACGACTGA